The genomic DNA ATCTTTTGGAATTGGAGCCACACGAGGATGCCGTCTATGTTCAGCTGTACAATGTGTATGTAGATAACAAAAGATGGGATGATGCCAACAGGATTCGAAGGTTGATGGATGATAGAGGAGTTAAAAAGACTGCAGGTTATAGCTCAATTACAATTGGAGGACAGGTACACAAGTTTATTGCCGGTGATCAGCGGCACCCAGAAATCATGGAGATTCAAGCAGTGATGGCTGAAATGACAAAGAAATTGAAGTCGGCAGGTTATTCACCAATCGTCGAACAGGTAAAAGTGGAAATGGACGAAGAGGACAAGGAACAGGCATTGTTTGCACATAGTGAGAAGATGGCAATCGCGTTTGGGATCATGAAACTACCATCCAATCTGCCAATTCACATTCTGAAAAACCTGAGGGTCTGCAAAGATTGCCATTCTGCAATCAAGTTGATATCGAAGCTCTGGAATCGGGATGTCGTGGTCAGAGATCGAAGTCGTTTCCATCATTTTCGCAATGGAAATTGCTCGTGCAATAGCTTCTGGTGATCCTCAAGGATCGAGGTAGAAACCAGTAACTCTTTTTTCAGAAATTTCACTGCTTTTATATATTGCTCTTGATACAAATAGCATTCATTGGAATTGTATTTCAATTGTGAATTTGTTTATCATAAAGATGCAAAAATAACAAATAGCTCTTAGAATGATAAAACATCCCTTTTTAGAAATTCAAGAAACATAACAATCATTCTTACGAACCACACACATCATCAATATATTGAGTAATACAGATATTCATTTGATAGATCTCCATTAGTAACTACTACCTTCGCATTGCCTTGTGAAATGCCTCGACATACAGCTTCCTGTATGATTTAGAACTTTCGATTTAGTTCACAATAGAAGTAACTTAATCCTGTGGATAAATCAAATTAGGTATATACCTTGCAGGAAGGTCTTCACAGGGACCTTCATAGGTGCTGAACTCAGCTGGTGGACAAGCACTGAAGAGTACAGCCTGATTTATTATTCATATGTGAATTATGATTTGTCTAAACTTATGATCACGAATAGTCAATAAGTAAGGCATTAAGTAAAGTAGCGATGGTTGTCTGAACACCTTCAAGTAGTTGTTAGTGTCGAGGGTAAAACGATGATAAATTCCAGCGGGCAACAAGATCATGACCCCTTCCTTCACTGCTATCCGAATCCATCGATCGTTTTCATCCCTCACATCATGATACCCTGATAATGATTTAGTTATAATTATATTTTGCGGCATGAACTATGGTTAATTATTTGGTATTTAATCCAACAAATTAATTACCAGTGCCTTGGATACAATAAGAAATCTCAGGGTGAGGGTGGAGGTGCTCCAAAAAGAATCTCTTCACCATCAGCTCAAAGTTTGGCATCCTCTCTGGATGTATATCTACCATGAACTGCAACATAATATGTGTAGTTAatcataaatcataaaaaaattatttattttatttatcttagaaACTAACACTGTGGGAGTAGCCTTCCGATTCACGAATTTGCTTCACATCTTCTTCATTCTCATAGTCATCCCCATGGACACTCCAAGTCAAAACTCCAAGCTCTGCAAAATACACATGAACAATTGCGGGCTTCATCAATCCAATAACCTTACATATCATTTTATAATCTAAAAGAAGTGAAAATAACCTTGAAGTTTTTCCAAAGAAACAAATTCCTTTGGCTCACAGTGTCTAGGCAATCTGTAATCTTCCTTCTCACTGTCATTCATGTACCATGCTTCCACAATCTCCTCCTTGACATCctattaaattttgtatttattcaacaaattaaaatctcctccaTAAAATCC from Zingiber officinale cultivar Zhangliang chromosome 4A, Zo_v1.1, whole genome shotgun sequence includes the following:
- the LOC121970590 gene encoding 1,2-dihydroxy-3-keto-5-methylthiopentene dioxygenase 2-like isoform X1 produces the protein MKRSMETPPCSQDVKEEIVEAWYMNDSEKEDYRLPRHCEPKEFVSLEKLQELGVLTWSVHGDDYENEEDVKQIRESEGYSHSFMVDIHPERMPNFELMVKRFFLEHLHPHPEISYCIQGTGYHDVRDENDRWIRIAVKEGVMILLPAGIYHRFTLDTNNYLKAVLFSACPPAEFSTYEGPCEDLPARKLYVEAFHKAMRR
- the LOC121970590 gene encoding 1,2-dihydroxy-3-keto-5-methylthiopentene dioxygenase 2-like isoform X2, whose protein sequence is MKRSMETPPCSQDVKEEIVEAWYMNDSEKEDYRLPRHCEPKEFVSLEKLQELGVLTWSVHGDDYENEEDVKQIRESEGYSHSFMVDIHPERMPNFELMVKRFFLEHLHPHPEISYCIQGTGYHDVRDENDRWIRIAVKEGVMILLPAGIYHRFTLDTNNYLKCLSTS